The Lysinibacillus irui sequence GACTGAGAAACGAAAGACAAGGAATGTCCCGCCTATTGTAGTAGCTAATATGATAATCATATTGATAAATAGGTTACCTGCAGATTCAATATCAAATAACTTTGTTGACGCATAGTAGCCATAAACAATCAGGACAAGCCCGATAAAGCCAATTGCCATTTGTAATGCACTAAAACGTCTTACACGCTCGTCTGCTTGTTTGGCTGCGCTAAATAATGATAATAATGAAACGTGATGGATCATCCAAGCCATCTGTACAAGGACAATGATTAAAAGAATGGTAAAGACAATCATTGACTGCTGTAATGCCTGTGTACTAAACGTCATAGTTACAAGCGCTTCTTTTTCAAGTACACGTAATAAAATCATCGCAAATACACGAGAGCTAAAGAAACCAGCAAGCATTCCTAAAATAACAGCCCCAACAAATAATAAAATGTTTTCGATTGCTAATAAACGGACAATCAATCCCTTTGTCATGCCTATCAATTGGTACAAGCCGATTTCCTTGCTACGTCGCTTCATAAATAAGTGATTTGCATATAGGACGAAGAACAAAACGATAAAATATAGAATATAAGTTGCTGCCTTAAATCCTGCTGTGGCCGTTCCGCTCATTTGAACAGCGTCCCATACTTCAGAATTATTTTGCAATGTTACAAAGGAAAAATATAAAGTAACACTAAAAATAAGTGCAAAAAAATATAGATAGTAGTGCTTCATATTTTTCTTCATACTCTTTAGCACTAACTTACTAAGACTCATAACCATCACCGCCTAGCACACCTTGAGTATGCATGATTTCCTGAAAGAAAGCCTGTCTTGTTTTATCGCCTTTATATAGCTCACTATAAATATGACCGTCTTTTAAAAATAAAACACGTGTACAGAAGCTTGCAGCGACAGCATCATGCGTAACCATCATGATTGTCGCTTCTTTTGTCTCATTAATGTTTTGTAGATTTTGGAGCAAGGCTGTGGCTGATTTTGAATCTAATGCACCAGTAGGCTCGTCAGCAAACACTAACGATGGATTCGTAATAAGTGCACGGGCAGCAGATGTACGCTGTTTTTGCCCACCTGATATTTCGTTAGGATATTTATTTAAAATTTCAGTGATACCTAGTAAGGATGTGAGTTCCTTCACTCTACTTTCTGCAACAGCTTTCGGTAACTTACTGATCGCTAACGGTAGAAGAATATTCTCCTTTACTGTTAAAGTGTCCAGTAAATTATAATCTTGAAAAATGAAACCAAGCTGCTCTCGACGGAAGTTCGCTAAAGCCTTTTCTTTCATACCACGCAAATTATGACCGTTTATTTCAATAACACCTTCTGTCGCAAAGTCAATTGAGCATAAGACGTTTAAAAGTGTTGTTTTCCCAGAGCCAGAAGGACCCATAATCCCTACGAACTCACCTTTATTCACTTCTAAATCAATACCCTTTAATACTTCTTGAGCGGTTGATTTTTTACCATATACTTTCTTTATCTTACGACCAATTAAAACTGTCACTTGATAGCGCCCCTTTCTATATTCCAAGTGTACCCTGTCACATCTGAACATTCGTGCGTTTTACATGACAATATAAAAAGGTAGGTGACATTTTCGTCATCTACCTGTTAGTTTGATATATTCATTTTGTAATGGGAAACGCAACGTAAATAATGAGCCTTCCCCAACACTCGATTGAACACTAATACGAATACCAATTTTCTGGGCTACATTATACGCTAAATAAAGACCCATTCCTGTAGATTGTGAGGATTCTCTTCCTGCTGTTCCTGTATACGATTTTTGAAAAATTCTAGGTAGATCTTCCAAGGGTATTCCAATACCTACATCTTTAATATGTAATAAAGTGGCTCCGGTTGGGTCAAGTTCAGTAAAGATCGTTATTTCAGAACTTGCTGGACTATACTTGATGGCATTTGAGAGTATTTGTCGAACAATAAACGCCAGCCATTTAGGATCCGTTGTAACCGACTCTTTGAGCTCATCGACTTCAAAGCCAATCCCCTTTTCAATACACCATGCTTGCAAATCCCTGATTTCTTTATATACGATCGGTTTCAGTTCAACTTTATTTAAATAATTATCCTTTTCAATTGAGGCTAACCTTGTTAGATGCAGCTGTTGGTCAACCAAAAGATGTAACCTCAGCCATTCATTCTCTAATTTTCGACGCAGTTGTAAGTCTTCAACATGTTCTAACATTAAATTAATGGTTGTTAAAGGTGCCTTTACTTCATGAACCCATGCCAATAACTCATCTGAATACTCTTGTAGCTGCACTTTAGCTTGATTTAATTCCCTGTTCTTCTCATCAAGGATATCTTCAACTTTTCGAAAGCATACATCCTGAAAAGGAGTTAAAGCAAGTCCGCCCTTATGTGCATCATCAAGATGGCTATCCATATTTCCCAGGAAATCTTTTAATTTCCCAACTTCAAAAATATAACGCCACATCAAAAAAAGTGAAAAGCTAACAAGCAAACTAACGTTAACATACCAAATGGAGACACTATTTAAACCAACATCTAGAAGAAATAACATATTTAACATTACAATAATGAAGATAAAAAAGCCTATCCATGCAATGCGTTCTCTAATAAATAATATCAAATTACTCACATCCCTTGGCTCACTGCCATATACCCCAGGCCTTTTTTCGTTTGAATCACATCACGTAAACCAATATCCTCTAACTTTGTACGTAATCGATTAACATTTACCGACAAAGTATTATCGTTTACAAAACGTTCATCATCCCACAGTTTTCTCATTAACTCATCTCTCGAAACAATATGATTAGCATTTTCTACTAAAATCCGTAATATAAAGAGCTCATTTTTAGTTAATGAAGCGATACTTCCGTCATACATAATTTCACTTCTAGCATAATCAATAACAGCATCATTAAAACGTGTGACGTCCATTTTATCGTCAACATAGTCATATGTTCTTCGCAATATAGCCTGTGCTTTTGCAAGTAACACTTCCATATGAAAGGGCTTTTGTATAAAATCATCTGCCCCCATTTGCATGGCCATTACCATATCCATAGGATGATCTCGGGAAGATAGAAAAAGAATTGGTACTTTTGAAAGATGACGGATTTCTCGACACCAGTGAAAGCCGTCAAAGGCAGGCAATTGAATATCGATTAGCACAAGATGAGGCTTCTCCTCTATAAAATCATCCATTACTTTTTGAAAATTTTTAGGTCCGAAAACATGTAATGACCACTGCGCAAACCGTTCTTGAATCATCCTAAAAATAGAAGGATCATCTTCAATCAGCAATATTTTCATTTCCATATTCAAAACGCCTTTCTTTTTAAATATTTTTTCTAAATGACATGCTAACAACTATATACACATAAACTAATAAAAACCTTATTTTCCCTTTATTTTAACACAAAAAAACCAATCTGTAGGCGTCCCTACAGATTGGTTTGAAATTAGCATAAGCTAAAATTATTTTTGGATAGAAGCAACTACGCCAGCGCCTACAGTACGGCCACCCTCACGGATAGAGAATTTAGTACCTTCTTCTAGAGCGATTGGAGCGATAAGTTCAACTGTCATTTCGATGTTATCACCAGGCATTACCATTTCAACGCCTTCTGGTAAGTTACAGATACCTGTTACGTCAGTTGTACGGAAGTAGAACTGAGGACGGTAGTTAGAGAAGAATGGAGTATGACGGCCACCCTCTTCTTTTGATAAAACGTAAACTTCAGCTTTGAAGTTAGTGTGTGGAGTGATTGAACCTGGTTTAGCTAATACTTGACCACGTTGGATTTCTTCACGAGCTACACCACGAAGTAAAGCACCGATGTTGTCTCCAGCTTCAGCATAGTCTAATAATTTACGGAACATTTCTACACCAGTTACAGTAGTAGATTTAGCTTCTTCAGCAATACCGATGATTTCAACTACGTCACCAACTTTAACTTGACCACGTTCAACACGGCCAGTTGCAACTGTACCACGACCAGTGATAGAGAATACGTCCTCTACTGGCATCATGAATGGTTTGTCAGTTTGACGTTCTGGAGTTGGGATGTAAGAATCTACAGCGTCCATTAATTCAACGATTTTTTCTTCCCATTCTGGTTCACCTTCAAGAGCTTTAAGAGCAGAACCTTTGATTACAGGAATATCGTCACCTGGGAAGTCATATTCAGATAGTAGGTCACGGATTTCCATTTCTACTAATTCTAATAATTCTTCGTCGTCAACCATATCACATTTGTTCATGAATACTACTAAGTATGGAACACCTACTTGACGAGATAAAAGGATGTGTTCACGAGTTTGTGGCATTGGGCCATCAGCAGCAGATACTACTAAGATACCGCCGTCCATTTGAGCAGCACCAGTGATCATGTTTTTAACATAGTCAGCGTGTCCTGGGCAGTCAACGTGTGCATAGTGACGAGTAGCTGTTTCGTATTCTACGTGAGAAGTATTGATTGTGATACCACGCTCTTTTTCTTCTGGAGCGTTATCGATGTCAGCGTAAGATTTAGCTGTACCACCCATTTTTTTAGAAAGAACTGTAGCGATTGCAGCAGTTAAAGTAGTTTTACCATGGTCAACGTGTCCGATTGTACCAATGTTAGCATGCGTTTTAGAACGGTCAAATTTTTCTTTAGCCATTAGAGATTGCCTCCTCAAAATTGTATGTTTTAGATTTAAAATTTATAGAATGAATGCTGATAGAGAACGGGCCCATCCCCTATCCTGCAATCATAGCTTACAAATTAGTTATACTTTATGCAAGATGAAATTTCAATTATTCACCTTTATTTTTTTTGATGATCTCTTCAGAGATTGATTTAGGTACTTCTTCATAATGATCGAATACCATTGAGAATACACCACGACCTTGCGTTGCAGAACGTAAAGTTGTTGCATATCCAAACATTTCTGAAAGTGGAACCATCGCACGAACAACTTGAGCGTTACCGCGAGCTTCCATACCTTCTACGCGGCCACGGCGAGAAGTGATGTTACCCATGATATCACCAAGATATTCTTCAGGAATTACAACTTCAACTTTCATCATTGGCTCTAAAAGAACTGGGCTACATTTTGATGCAGCAGCTTTAAGTGCCATAGATGCAGCGATTTTAAATGCCATTTCGTTTGAGTCAACATCATGGTATGAACCATCGAATAATTTCGCTTTGATGTCGATTAATGGATAACCAGCGATTACACCGCGGTCAAGCGAGTCACGAAGACCTGCTTCAACAGCTGGAATATATTCACGTGGAACTACACCACCAACGATAGCATTTTCGAATTCAAAGCCTTTACCCTCTTCGTTTGGAGAGAACTCGATCCATACGTCACCGTATTGACCACGACCACCAGATTGACGAGTAAATTTACCTTGAACTTGAGCAGAGCCACGGAATGTTTCACGGTAAGATACCATTGGAGCACCAACGTTAGCTTCTACTTTAAATTCACGACGCATACGGTCAACTAAGATATCAAGGTGAAGCTCACCCATACCTGAGATGATTGTTTGACCAGTTTCTTGGTCTGTATGTGCACGGAATGTTGGATCTTCTTCTTGTAGCTTTTGTAAAGCTTGACCCATTTTATCTTGGTCAGCTTTAGATTTAGGTTCTACAGAAAGAGAGATAACTGGCTCTGGGAACTCCATAGACTCAAGGATAACAAGGTTTTTCTCTTCACAAAGAGTGTCACCAGTTGTTGTATCTTTAAGACCTACAGCAGCTGCGATATCACCAGCGAATACTTTTGAAATCTCTTCACGGCTGTTTGCGTGCATTTGTAGGATACGACCTACGCGCTCACGTTTACCTTTTGAAGAGTTTTGTACGTATGAACCTGATTCAAGAACACCAGAGTACACACGGAAGAACGTTAATTTACCTACGAATGGGTCAGTCATAACTTTAAATGCTAAAGCTGCGAATGGCGCCTCGTCTGAAGATGGACGTTCAGTTTCATCACCATCTGGAGTTGTACCTTTAATAGCAGGTACATCAACTGGAGATGGTAAGTAGTCGATAACTGCATCAAGCATTTTACGAACACCTTTGTGTTTGAATGCTGTACCACAGATTACTGGATAGAATTCTACTGCGATTGTCGCTTTACGGATAGCCGCTTTAAGCTCTTCTTTAGTAATTTCTTCACCAGCAAAGTATTTTTCCATGATTTCTTCATTAACTTCAGCAATTGCTTCGATTAACTTTTCACGGTACTCATCTGCTTGAGCTTGATATTCTTCAGGAATTGGTTGACCTTCACGTAATGCTGTACCTTCTTCGTTATCGTAGTAAGTTACATCCATTTCTACTAAGTCAATAATTGCTTTGAATTCATCTTCCGCACCAATTGGTAATTGGATTGGATGAGCATTTGCTTGTAAACGCTCGTGTAAAGTACCTACAGAATATAGGAAGTCTGCACCCATTTTATCCATTTTGTTAATGAATACGATACGTGGTACACCGTAAGTTGTAGCTTGACGCCATACAGTTTCTGTTTGAGGTTCAACACCAGATTGAGCATCAAGTACAGTTACTGCGCCGTCAAGTACACGTAAAGAACGTTCTACTTCTACAGTGAAGTCTACGTGTCCAGGAGTATCGATGATGTTTACGCGGTTGCCTTTCCATTGAGCTGTTGTCGCAGCAGAAGTGATTGTGATACCACGTTCTTGCTCTTGCTCCATCCAGTCCATTTGAGAAGCGCCTTCATGAGTTTCACCGATTTTGTGAATCTTACCTGTGTAATAAAGGATACGCTCAGTTGTTGTTGTTTTACCAGCATCAATGTGAGCCATGATCCCAATATTACGAGTATTCTCTAGAGAGAATTCGCGTTTCATTAGGTATTTCTCCTTCCATATTGGGCTTATGCTATGTTTAGATTACCAACGGTAGTGAGCGAATGCTTTGTTCGCTTCTGCCATTTTGTGCATATCTTCACGTTTTTTAACTGATGCACCAGTGTTGTTAGAAGCATCAAGAATTTCGTTAGCTAAACGCTCTTCCATAGTTTTTTCACCACGAAGACGAGAATAGTTAACTAGGTAGCGAAGACCTAAAGTTGTACGACGTTCTGGGCGTACTTCAACTGGTACTTGGT is a genomic window containing:
- a CDS encoding ABC transporter ATP-binding protein, producing the protein MTVLIGRKIKKVYGKKSTAQEVLKGIDLEVNKGEFVGIMGPSGSGKTTLLNVLCSIDFATEGVIEINGHNLRGMKEKALANFRREQLGFIFQDYNLLDTLTVKENILLPLAISKLPKAVAESRVKELTSLLGITEILNKYPNEISGGQKQRTSAARALITNPSLVFADEPTGALDSKSATALLQNLQNINETKEATIMMVTHDAVAASFCTRVLFLKDGHIYSELYKGDKTRQAFFQEIMHTQGVLGGDGYES
- a CDS encoding sensor histidine kinase; the protein is MILFIRERIAWIGFFIFIIVMLNMLFLLDVGLNSVSIWYVNVSLLVSFSLFLMWRYIFEVGKLKDFLGNMDSHLDDAHKGGLALTPFQDVCFRKVEDILDEKNRELNQAKVQLQEYSDELLAWVHEVKAPLTTINLMLEHVEDLQLRRKLENEWLRLHLLVDQQLHLTRLASIEKDNYLNKVELKPIVYKEIRDLQAWCIEKGIGFEVDELKESVTTDPKWLAFIVRQILSNAIKYSPASSEITIFTELDPTGATLLHIKDVGIGIPLEDLPRIFQKSYTGTAGRESSQSTGMGLYLAYNVAQKIGIRISVQSSVGEGSLFTLRFPLQNEYIKLTGR
- a CDS encoding response regulator transcription factor, coding for MEMKILLIEDDPSIFRMIQERFAQWSLHVFGPKNFQKVMDDFIEEKPHLVLIDIQLPAFDGFHWCREIRHLSKVPILFLSSRDHPMDMVMAMQMGADDFIQKPFHMEVLLAKAQAILRRTYDYVDDKMDVTRFNDAVIDYARSEIMYDGSIASLTKNELFILRILVENANHIVSRDELMRKLWDDERFVNDNTLSVNVNRLRTKLEDIGLRDVIQTKKGLGYMAVSQGM
- the tuf gene encoding elongation factor Tu, which codes for MAKEKFDRSKTHANIGTIGHVDHGKTTLTAAIATVLSKKMGGTAKSYADIDNAPEEKERGITINTSHVEYETATRHYAHVDCPGHADYVKNMITGAAQMDGGILVVSAADGPMPQTREHILLSRQVGVPYLVVFMNKCDMVDDEELLELVEMEIRDLLSEYDFPGDDIPVIKGSALKALEGEPEWEEKIVELMDAVDSYIPTPERQTDKPFMMPVEDVFSITGRGTVATGRVERGQVKVGDVVEIIGIAEEAKSTTVTGVEMFRKLLDYAEAGDNIGALLRGVAREEIQRGQVLAKPGSITPHTNFKAEVYVLSKEEGGRHTPFFSNYRPQFYFRTTDVTGICNLPEGVEMVMPGDNIEMTVELIAPIALEEGTKFSIREGGRTVGAGVVASIQK
- the fusA gene encoding elongation factor G → MKREFSLENTRNIGIMAHIDAGKTTTTERILYYTGKIHKIGETHEGASQMDWMEQEQERGITITSAATTAQWKGNRVNIIDTPGHVDFTVEVERSLRVLDGAVTVLDAQSGVEPQTETVWRQATTYGVPRIVFINKMDKMGADFLYSVGTLHERLQANAHPIQLPIGAEDEFKAIIDLVEMDVTYYDNEEGTALREGQPIPEEYQAQADEYREKLIEAIAEVNEEIMEKYFAGEEITKEELKAAIRKATIAVEFYPVICGTAFKHKGVRKMLDAVIDYLPSPVDVPAIKGTTPDGDETERPSSDEAPFAALAFKVMTDPFVGKLTFFRVYSGVLESGSYVQNSSKGKRERVGRILQMHANSREEISKVFAGDIAAAVGLKDTTTGDTLCEEKNLVILESMEFPEPVISLSVEPKSKADQDKMGQALQKLQEEDPTFRAHTDQETGQTIISGMGELHLDILVDRMRREFKVEANVGAPMVSYRETFRGSAQVQGKFTRQSGGRGQYGDVWIEFSPNEEGKGFEFENAIVGGVVPREYIPAVEAGLRDSLDRGVIAGYPLIDIKAKLFDGSYHDVDSNEMAFKIAASMALKAAASKCSPVLLEPMMKVEVVIPEEYLGDIMGNITSRRGRVEGMEARGNAQVVRAMVPLSEMFGYATTLRSATQGRGVFSMVFDHYEEVPKSISEEIIKKNKGE